The genomic region CTAATCCTAATTCTCTGGTTCTGCATATTATCAATATTCCAATAATATAATAAGAAAAATACATCGCATAATAATTAGCGATTCGAAATAGAAATTTATATATTACGATTTCATTATATAAGTATAATTATACGATAATATATTATAAAAAAAATAATAATTCAAAATATATTGAAATAATATAGTAAATCAAGAAAAGAGAATATATTTATCCTCCTTCTTGATAATAATTAAACTAATAGTACAAACAATATTTCAATTAATTTATAACTTTAATTACTACACCAGCACCAACAGTTTTTCCACCTTCTCGAATCGCAAATCGTAAACCATCAGCCATAGCAATCGGATGAATTAATGTAACAATCATTTTAATATTATCACCAGGCATAACCATTTCTACACCATCAGGTAATTCAATAAATCCTGTAACATCAGTTGTTCTAAAATAAAACTGTGGTCGATAACCTTTAAAAAATGGTGTATGACGTCCACCTTCTTCTTTCGATAAAATATATACTTCTGATTCAAATTTTGTATGAGGTGTAATACTTCCAGGTTTAGCTAACACTTGACCTCGTTCAATTTCATCACGTTTTGTACCACGAAGTAATATTCCAACATTTTCTCCAGCACGACCTTCATCTAATAATTTTCTAAACATCTCAACACCGGTACAAATCGTCTTCACGGTTGGTTTTATACCAACAATTTCTATCTCTTCACCTACTTTTACTACACCTTTTTCAACCCGACCAGTTACTACAGTACCTCGACCAGAAATTGAAAATACATCTTCAATCGGTAATAAAAATGCTTGATCAATATCTCTTTTTGGAGTTGGAATATAATCATCTAATGCATTCGATAAATCTAATATTTTTTGCTCCCAATGGGAATCTCCCTCTAGTGCTTTTAATGCAGAACCTCGAATAATTGGAGTATCATCTCCTGGAAAATCGTATTGTGTTAATAAATCTCGCACTTCCATTTCAACTAGTTCTAATAATTCCTCATCATCTACCATATCACATTTATTCAAAAAAACTACTATATGAGGTACACCAACTTGTCGAGCTAATAAAATATGTTCTCGAGTCTGAGGCATAGGACCATCAGTTGCTGCAACAACTAAAATAGCACCATCCATTTGAGCAGCACCAGTAATCATATTTTTAATATAATCGGCATGTCCAGGACAATCAACATGTGCATAATGTCTACTTTTGGTATCATATTCAACATGTGATGTATTAATAGTAATACCTCTTGCCTTTTCTTCAGGAGCATTATCGATTTGATCAAAAGCACGTGCTGAACCACCATACTTCTTAGATAAGACAGTTGTAATCGCAGAAGTTAATGTAGTTTTACCATGATCTACATGACCTATTGTTCCAACATTAACATGTGTCTTTAATCTTTGAAATTTTTCCTTAGACACAATTTTTCCCTTTATTAAAGATTTTTGATAAGTGTATAATATATTTAAATATTTAAAAATTATTTATCTTTTTTTTCAATAATATTTAATGCAATACTTTTAGGAGTTTCTAAATAATGCAAAAACTCCATAGAATAAGAAGCTCTTCCTTGAGTCTGAGAACGTAAATCAGTTGCATACCCAAACATTTCGGACAATGGCACTTTAGAAGAAACTAATTTACCTAATGGCAAATCTTTCATACCTTCAATAATACCTCTTCTACGATTTAAATCCCCTATAACATCTCCCATATATTCTTCTGGAGTTTCTACTTCAACCTTCATAATTGGTTCCAATAAAACAGGTTTTGCCTGTTGAAAACCATTCTTAAAAGCTATGGAAGCAGCAAATTTAAATGCAAGCTCAGACGAATCTACATCATGGTAAGACCCAAAATGTAATCGTATACCAAGATCAACTACTGGATATCCTGCAAGAGGACCTGATTTTAATTGTTCTTGAATACCTTTATCTATTGCAGAAATATATTCATTAGGAATGATACCACCTTTAATATCATTAATAAATTGATACCCTACTTTAGAATCAATTAAAGGAAATATATCAATAACTACATGTCCGTATTGACCTCGACCACCTGTTTGTTTAATATACTTACCTTCAATATTTTTTACTACATTACGAATTGTTTCTCTATATGCAACCTGAGGTTTACCAATATTTGCTCCAACATTAAATTCGCGTTTCATCCGATCTATAATAATCTCTAAATGCAATTCACCCATACCTGAGATAATAGTTTGATTAGATTCATGATCTATTCGTACATGAAATGATGGATCTTCTTTTGCTAGACGACTCAAAGCCAAACCCATACGTTCTTGATCTGTTTTAGTTTTTGGTTCTATTGCAATTGAAATAACTGGTTCTGGAAATTCCATTTTTTCTAATATGACAGGTTGATTTAAATCACATAAAGTATCTCCGGTAATAACATTTTTCAATCCAATTGCTGCAGCAATATCACCAGCACGTACTTCTTTAATTTCTTCTCTTTTATTAGCATGCATTTGAACAATTCGACCAAATCGTTCTTTTTGCATCTTAACTGAATTTAATATTGTATCACCAGAAGATACAACTCCTGAATATACCCTAAAAAAAGTTAAATTTCCGACAAATGGATCAGTAGAGATTTTAAAAGCCAGCGCAGAAAAAGATTCTTTATCATCTGGAAGACGTGTAGTAGTTGATTTATTTACTCCTGAAATACCCTGTACAGCAGAAATATCAATAGGAGAAGGTAAATATTCAATTACAGCATCTAACAAAGATTGTATACCTTTATTTTTAAACGCTGAACCACATGTTACTAAAATAATTTCGTTTTTTAAAACTCGCTGACGTAATGCAAGCTTTACTTCTGATTCTGATAAATTATCACCGTTCAGATATTTTTCTGTAAGATTTTCATCGCATTCTACTGCAGATTCAATTAAAATTTGATTCCATTGTTTTGCAATAGAAAGCATATTATTGGGAATTTTCTCGTATCGAAAAGTAATACCCTGATCTTTTTCATTCCAATATATTGCTTGCATTTTTAATAAATCTACTATACCAACAAAATTCTCTTCAGTCCCAATAGATAATTGTAAAGGAATTGGAGTAACTTGTAAACGTTTTTTCATTTGATCTAAAACTTTAAAAAAATCCGCTCCAGTACGATCCATTTTATTTATAAAAGCAATACGAGGCACCTTATATTTTTCAGCTTGTCGCCAAACAGTTTCTGATTGAGGTTGTACCCCACCTACAGCACAATATACCATAACAACTCCATCTAAAATACGCATCGATCTTTCTACTTCAATTGTAAAATCTACATGACCGGGAGTATCAATAATATTAATTCTATGAGATGGAAATTGATTCCTTGTACCAGACCAAAAAGTAGTTGTTGCAGCTGATGTGATTGTAATACCTCGTTCTTGTTCTTGCTCCATCCAATCCATTGTAGCAGTACCATCATGAACTTCACCAATCTTGTGATTAATTCCTGTATAAAACAAAATGCGTTCTGTAGTAGTTGTTTTACCAGCATCAATATGTGCACTAATCCCAATGTTACGATAGTGTATAATTGGCGTTTTACGAATCATGATCTCTCCTTATATATAAATAAATACAATTAACTAATATACATATATTATAGAACTATATAAATTTTATATTGTAATTATTATTCTTTAATATATTTATATTATTTTTTTAAATTTTCTACCATCGATAATGTGCGAACGCTTTATTTGCTTCTGCTAGACGATGTACTTCATCCCTTTTTTTTATAGCAGCACCTTTTTTTTCTAAAATATCTACAAATTCTTTAAATAATCTCATAAACATAGAATGATCCTGACGCTTACGTGCTGCATGTACAATCCATTTCATAGCTAGTGTGTTTCTTCTCACCGGTCGAACTTCTACTGGTACTTGATATGTTGATCCCCCTACTCGACGTGATTTCACTTCTACAGTTGGACGAACATTTTCTAAAATTATTTCAAAAACATCTAATTCGCTCTTCTTTGTTTGTAAAGATATTTTTTCTAACGCAGAATACACTATAAATTCTGCAATAGATTTTTTTCCATTAACCATAAGTATATTAATAAATTTTGATAAGATTTCAGAAGAAAATTTAGGGTCAGGTAAAATCTTTCTCTGTTGAATCATACGACGTCGAGACATATCAAATATTTTCCTTATAAATAAATAAATGTATAATTATATATTATAAAATTATTTCTTTATTTTTTTTACACCATACTTTGATCGGCTATTCTTTCTATTTTTAACTCCAGCACAATCTAATGCCCCCCTGACTACATGATATCTCACACCAGGTAAATCTTTAACACGTCCTCCTCGGATTAAAATTACTGAATGTTCTTGTAAATTATGCCCTTCACCTCCAATGTAAGCAGTCACTTCAAATCCATTAGTTAATTTTACACGACAAACTTTCCGTAAAGCAGAATTAGGTTTTTTAGGAGTAGTAGTATATACTCTGATACATACACCTCTTTTTTGAGGACATCCTTCTAATGCAGGAACATTATTTTTTATTATTCTTTTCACACGAGGTGTTCTTACTAACTGATTTATAGTAACCATATATCCTCTTCTTCATTAAATCAATCAAAAATATAAAAATTACACTTTAAAAAACTACCAATTAATACATTTATCATGCATTTCTGTTAAAACAACAAAATCAGAATAATTAATTAACTTAAAATTATGTGAAATATATTCCGAAATACCGCGAGCAAATACATCTTCTTGTAATACGTATAAATTTTTTGAATGTTTAATTAATTCATTTAATAAAAAGTTTTTACTTATAGAAATTAAAGTGCCATCTTGTAATGCAATAACACTATCCTGAGGTAACAACATTTCAAACATTGAATAGATATCTACTTTAAAAGGAGAATTTGATAATATATGTAACATAATATTTTATAGATTTTAAAAGTTTAAAAGAACATCAAAATTACATATTTGATTTCTTATATTTGAAAAATTACAAATATGCACATTTAAAGAATAAAAAACATTTGCACTTAAACCATGTTGTAATAAAGATTCATAACATAAATAAAAATTATGCATATTATATAAATTAAACATCTTAAAAGTAGGAAAATATGATTTAGAAAATATATGATTTGGTTTTTGATAATCCAAAATCTGTAATACTCCATCTCCAACAAAAAAAAATCCTATATTTTCTATATAACAAGTCATAGATAAAACAATATTTAAACCTTCTAATCCTAAATTACTACCATAAGGTGCATTCGAGAATATAATAGCTACTTTTTTCATATAATTAAAACTGTAAAAAACGATCTGTATTTAATATTGCATATATCAATTGTCCTAAACCTGCTAATTGAAATCCATGACGTATATTTTCATGTAAATCAGTACATTGTTTAATGTGTGACGGTATTATACCACGATCTTGTGCAGCAGTAGAACAAATATATAGATTAATTGAAAATATTTTACTTAATTTATACCACTTCTCTGAAAGATCAATTTCATCTATTTTTATCATTGTAGTCCCATTAAACGCCCCATTACTATAAAAAAAAATGCTATGAATAGAATGCGATGTATTATGCAATAAAGAATTTACAAATAAAAATGCACTCCTAGAATTTTGAGATTCTAATACAGAACTTGTCACTAAAATTGTGTATACTAGCATAATACTTTAATTAATCAAAAAATACAGATATATAAAGTCCATCTTACCATATAATAAAATAAAAGTAAAAACGTTTTATTCAAAATTCAAATTTTGTAAAATCATATTACATACGATATATCAAAATAAATATATAATATAATTAAGTATTATTTAATATAAATATTTAAAATAAAATAGGAAAATATGAAAAAAAAAGACAAACTTGGCTTAACTATTATTAGCTTTTTATCATATTATTTAACAGGAGCAATGATTGTTATTACAGGAGTAATTATAAGAAATATTGCACAATATTTTAAATTATCCATTTCGGATATTAGTAACACTTTTACTTTTTTAAATGCTGGAATATTAATTTCTATTTTTTTAAATTCATGGATTACAAAAATAATTTCACTAAAAAAACAAATTATTATTGGTTTTATATTAATAATCACAGCAATTATAGGATTTATCAATTTACATAGTGTATTATTCTTATGCGTTAATATGTTCATACTTGGTATGGTTGGAGGAATAACTATGTCTATAGGAACATTTTTAATTACAAACATTTATCATGGTGAAGAAAGAACATCTAAATTATTAATCACAGATTCATTTTTTAGTATGGCTGGAATTATTTTTCCAATAATTACTGCATTTTTATTAAATAATCATGTATTATGGTATTGGATTTATTTTATCATTGGTACAATATATTTTATTATTTTTTTAATAACTATAAATGTACAATTCCCGATTTACCAAATAGAATCTGAGGTTCCTAATATAAAAAACAAGACTTACCAATTAAGTGTATTAATTTTATGCTTTACAGCATTATGTTATATTTTAGGACAATTAGGATTTATATCCTGGATACCGGAATATGCAAGACAAACTATCGGGATGAATATTAAATCCGCAAGTCATTTAGTCAGTAATTTTTGGTGTTCATATATGATAGGTATGTGGTGTTTTAGCTATATATTAAAATTTATCGATCTACAAATCGCACTAACTACATTAAGTGGTATTTCTACATTTCTAATGTATCTTTTTATCCATAACCACTCAATAAAATTGTTTAACTTCATTATTCTTGCATTAGGTTTTTTTTCAAGTGCTATTTATACAATAATTATAACTCTGGCGTCACTACAAACAAAACAACCATCACAAAAAATTATTAACTTAATACTTGTATGTGGTACAGTCGGTACATTATTAACATTTATTATTACTGGACCGATTGTTTCTACAATGGGAATAAAAGACGCTTTAATGATTCCAAA from Buchnera aphidicola (Sarucallis kahawaluokalani) harbors:
- the tuf gene encoding elongation factor Tu, which produces MSKEKFQRLKTHVNVGTIGHVDHGKTTLTSAITTVLSKKYGGSARAFDQIDNAPEEKARGITINTSHVEYDTKSRHYAHVDCPGHADYIKNMITGAAQMDGAILVVAATDGPMPQTREHILLARQVGVPHIVVFLNKCDMVDDEELLELVEMEVRDLLTQYDFPGDDTPIIRGSALKALEGDSHWEQKILDLSNALDDYIPTPKRDIDQAFLLPIEDVFSISGRGTVVTGRVEKGVVKVGEEIEIVGIKPTVKTICTGVEMFRKLLDEGRAGENVGILLRGTKRDEIERGQVLAKPGSITPHTKFESEVYILSKEEGGRHTPFFKGYRPQFYFRTTDVTGFIELPDGVEMVMPGDNIKMIVTLIHPIAMADGLRFAIREGGKTVGAGVVIKVIN
- the fusA gene encoding elongation factor G, with the protein product MIRKTPIIHYRNIGISAHIDAGKTTTTERILFYTGINHKIGEVHDGTATMDWMEQEQERGITITSAATTTFWSGTRNQFPSHRINIIDTPGHVDFTIEVERSMRILDGVVMVYCAVGGVQPQSETVWRQAEKYKVPRIAFINKMDRTGADFFKVLDQMKKRLQVTPIPLQLSIGTEENFVGIVDLLKMQAIYWNEKDQGITFRYEKIPNNMLSIAKQWNQILIESAVECDENLTEKYLNGDNLSESEVKLALRQRVLKNEIILVTCGSAFKNKGIQSLLDAVIEYLPSPIDISAVQGISGVNKSTTTRLPDDKESFSALAFKISTDPFVGNLTFFRVYSGVVSSGDTILNSVKMQKERFGRIVQMHANKREEIKEVRAGDIAAAIGLKNVITGDTLCDLNQPVILEKMEFPEPVISIAIEPKTKTDQERMGLALSRLAKEDPSFHVRIDHESNQTIISGMGELHLEIIIDRMKREFNVGANIGKPQVAYRETIRNVVKNIEGKYIKQTGGRGQYGHVVIDIFPLIDSKVGYQFINDIKGGIIPNEYISAIDKGIQEQLKSGPLAGYPVVDLGIRLHFGSYHDVDSSELAFKFAASIAFKNGFQQAKPVLLEPIMKVEVETPEEYMGDVIGDLNRRRGIIEGMKDLPLGKLVSSKVPLSEMFGYATDLRSQTQGRASYSMEFLHYLETPKSIALNIIEKKDK
- the rpsG gene encoding 30S ribosomal protein S7, whose translation is MSRRRMIQQRKILPDPKFSSEILSKFINILMVNGKKSIAEFIVYSALEKISLQTKKSELDVFEIILENVRPTVEVKSRRVGGSTYQVPVEVRPVRRNTLAMKWIVHAARKRQDHSMFMRLFKEFVDILEKKGAAIKKRDEVHRLAEANKAFAHYRW
- the rpsL gene encoding 30S ribosomal protein S12 encodes the protein MVTINQLVRTPRVKRIIKNNVPALEGCPQKRGVCIRVYTTTPKKPNSALRKVCRVKLTNGFEVTAYIGGEGHNLQEHSVILIRGGRVKDLPGVRYHVVRGALDCAGVKNRKNSRSKYGVKKIKK
- the tusB gene encoding sulfurtransferase complex subunit TusB gives rise to the protein MLHILSNSPFKVDIYSMFEMLLPQDSVIALQDGTLISISKNFLLNELIKHSKNLYVLQEDVFARGISEYISHNFKLINYSDFVVLTEMHDKCINW
- the tusC gene encoding sulfurtransferase complex subunit TusC — encoded protein: MKKVAIIFSNAPYGSNLGLEGLNIVLSMTCYIENIGFFFVGDGVLQILDYQKPNHIFSKSYFPTFKMFNLYNMHNFYLCYESLLQHGLSANVFYSLNVHICNFSNIRNQICNFDVLLNF
- the tusD gene encoding sulfurtransferase complex subunit TusD, yielding MLVYTILVTSSVLESQNSRSAFLFVNSLLHNTSHSIHSIFFYSNGAFNGTTMIKIDEIDLSEKWYKLSKIFSINLYICSTAAQDRGIIPSHIKQCTDLHENIRHGFQLAGLGQLIYAILNTDRFLQF
- the tsgA gene encoding MFS transporter TsgA: MKKKDKLGLTIISFLSYYLTGAMIVITGVIIRNIAQYFKLSISDISNTFTFLNAGILISIFLNSWITKIISLKKQIIIGFILIITAIIGFINLHSVLFLCVNMFILGMVGGITMSIGTFLITNIYHGEERTSKLLITDSFFSMAGIIFPIITAFLLNNHVLWYWIYFIIGTIYFIIFLITINVQFPIYQIESEVPNIKNKTYQLSVLILCFTALCYILGQLGFISWIPEYARQTIGMNIKSASHLVSNFWCSYMIGMWCFSYILKFIDLQIALTTLSGISTFLMYLFIHNHSIKLFNFIILALGFFSSAIYTIIITLASLQTKQPSQKIINLILVCGTVGTLLTFIITGPIVSTMGIKDALMIPNILYSIVFILCGILYFTSKHKKHF